The following coding sequences lie in one Halogeometricum rufum genomic window:
- a CDS encoding hybrid sensor histidine kinase/response regulator — MDRRVRVLFVEGDEDPTAVSPHRLESGARGVEVDGVASPAASDLDPATYDCVVCNYALADGDGVGVVSKLRDAHPSLPVVVYTAVGDEAVARDALRAGASDYVVGDATGEEAGTEETTRTASDEAATLERRVVAAANADGADRTGERARTGGSTAAQLETLTRVLTHDIRNDLSVVVGWADVLRDAVDEDDEEVLDRILDNGRQTLELTDVARDAVEIIVGDGTEEVEPTRLEPVLRRTVQTRRETFGDAVVELDEVPTCRVAANSLLESVFRNLLNDAVANHAGTDPAVRVAGERDGDIVRVRIEGGATDPDGRRRRALGESELDSPATGISLFLVKTLVDAYGGDVRVEDADATVVVELRATD, encoded by the coding sequence ATGGACAGACGGGTGCGAGTGCTGTTCGTGGAGGGGGACGAAGACCCGACGGCGGTGTCGCCGCACCGCCTCGAGTCGGGGGCGCGGGGAGTGGAAGTCGACGGCGTCGCCTCTCCGGCGGCGTCGGACCTCGACCCGGCGACGTACGACTGCGTGGTCTGCAACTACGCGTTGGCCGACGGCGACGGCGTCGGTGTGGTCTCGAAACTGCGTGACGCCCACCCGTCGCTACCGGTGGTCGTCTACACGGCCGTCGGCGACGAGGCGGTGGCGCGCGACGCCCTCCGCGCCGGCGCGTCGGACTACGTGGTCGGGGACGCGACAGGGGAGGAAGCGGGAACCGAGGAGACGACGCGGACGGCATCCGACGAGGCGGCGACGCTCGAACGGCGAGTCGTCGCGGCCGCGAACGCGGACGGCGCCGACCGAACCGGCGAGCGTGCCCGAACGGGCGGGTCGACGGCGGCGCAGTTGGAGACGCTCACGCGCGTCCTCACGCACGACATCCGCAACGACCTGTCGGTGGTCGTCGGGTGGGCGGACGTCCTGCGCGACGCCGTCGACGAGGACGACGAGGAGGTCCTCGACCGCATCCTCGACAACGGCCGGCAGACGCTGGAGTTGACCGACGTGGCCCGCGACGCGGTGGAGATAATCGTCGGCGACGGGACGGAGGAGGTAGAGCCGACCCGCCTCGAACCCGTCCTCCGCAGGACGGTCCAGACCCGACGCGAGACGTTCGGCGACGCGGTCGTCGAACTCGACGAGGTGCCGACGTGCCGCGTCGCCGCGAACTCGCTGCTCGAGTCGGTGTTCCGCAACCTCCTGAACGACGCCGTGGCGAACCACGCCGGGACGGACCCGGCGGTTCGCGTCGCCGGCGAACGCGACGGCGACATCGTTCGGGTCCGCATCGAGGGCGGGGCGACGGACCCCGACGGCCGACGGCGACGCGCACTCGGGGAGAGCGAACTGGACAGTCCCGCCACGGGAATCAGTCTGTTTCTCGTGAAGACGCTCGTCGACGCCTACGGCGGCGACGTCCGGGTCGAAGACGCCGACGCGACGGTGGTCGTCGAACTCCGCGCGACCGACTAA
- a CDS encoding CopG family ribbon-helix-helix protein, whose product MTVVSVSMPEELLERIDTFADEHGYTGRSEVVREAARNLLGEFEDRRLEDRRLMAVVTVIFDYETTSVEERMMKLRHEYEGFVASNFHSHVGEHYCMELFVLEGQLEDISTFVGKIRATKDTLSVDYSVMPVDDFTAFATHD is encoded by the coding sequence ATGACAGTCGTCAGCGTCTCCATGCCGGAGGAACTGTTGGAGCGAATCGACACGTTCGCCGACGAACACGGCTACACCGGGCGGAGCGAAGTCGTCCGCGAGGCGGCACGGAACCTCCTCGGGGAGTTCGAGGACAGGCGCCTCGAAGACCGCCGACTGATGGCCGTCGTCACCGTCATCTTCGACTACGAGACGACGAGCGTCGAGGAACGGATGATGAAACTCCGACACGAGTACGAGGGGTTCGTCGCCTCCAACTTCCACAGTCACGTCGGCGAGCACTACTGCATGGAACTGTTCGTCCTCGAGGGTCAACTGGAGGACATCTCCACGTTCGTCGGGAAGATTCGCGCGACGAAGGACACCCTCAGCGTGGACTACTCGGTGATGCCGGTGGACGACTTCACGGCGTTCGCCACGCACGACTGA
- a CDS encoding C-terminal binding protein, which translates to MPHQVVASDYHMVRPEILRRTLDGTAAVTLADLGSTDRLVDACERVDADALITDIATPVTEEALARLDLSVVARAAVGFENIDVAAAEEHGVVVTNVPGYCTDEVATHSVALLLSAVRAIPEVDSRIGAGEWPEADSTANEIHRLRGRTLGFVSFGAIARRAAEMVGGFGLDLVAFDPYLDDGALDDLSVDVELVDFETLLDRSHYVSVNAPATPETRGMFDAEAFARMRDDAVLVNTGRGAVVDEDALLTALDAGELDCAALDVFESEPLPADSPLRDRADVVVTSHTGWHSVEASAEVNETAAADVRRVLRGETPENRVDPDWV; encoded by the coding sequence ATGCCACACCAAGTCGTCGCCAGCGACTACCACATGGTCCGGCCGGAGATACTCCGACGGACGCTCGACGGGACCGCGGCGGTCACTCTGGCCGACCTCGGTTCGACGGACCGTCTCGTGGACGCCTGCGAACGGGTGGACGCCGACGCCCTCATCACCGACATCGCGACGCCCGTCACCGAGGAGGCACTCGCGCGTCTGGACCTGTCCGTGGTCGCCCGCGCCGCCGTCGGGTTCGAGAACATCGACGTCGCCGCCGCGGAGGAACACGGCGTCGTCGTCACGAACGTCCCCGGCTACTGCACAGACGAGGTGGCGACGCACAGCGTCGCCCTCCTCCTGTCGGCCGTCCGGGCCATCCCGGAGGTCGATAGCCGCATCGGCGCCGGCGAGTGGCCGGAGGCCGACTCCACCGCCAACGAGATACACCGCCTCCGCGGTCGGACGCTCGGGTTCGTCTCCTTCGGTGCAATCGCCCGCCGCGCCGCCGAGATGGTCGGCGGGTTCGGCCTCGACCTCGTCGCGTTCGACCCCTACCTCGACGACGGCGCTCTCGACGACCTGTCGGTCGACGTCGAACTCGTGGACTTCGAGACGCTGCTGGACCGGTCGCACTACGTCTCGGTGAACGCGCCCGCGACGCCGGAGACGCGGGGGATGTTCGACGCCGAGGCGTTCGCCCGGATGCGCGACGACGCCGTACTGGTCAACACCGGCCGAGGGGCCGTCGTCGACGAGGACGCCCTCCTGACGGCGCTCGACGCCGGCGAACTCGACTGCGCCGCCCTCGACGTGTTCGAGTCCGAACCGCTCCCCGCCGACTCGCCGCTTCGCGACCGAGCGGACGTCGTCGTGACCTCCCACACGGGGTGGCACTCCGTGGAGGCCAGCGCCGAGGTGAACGAGACGGCCGCCGCCGACGTGCGCCGGGTGTTGCGGGGCGAGACCCCCGAGAACCGCGTGGACCCCGACTGGGTCTGA
- a CDS encoding DUF6663 family protein — protein MDLTTEGRYRVLGRPREPDELLLVELPAAGDDGDADPEEAFAPTYVDATGYEGELAETVESVAAGNVVDADLTWHDGDPRFDRLAVVAETTFAFADGVTGMFEAAKSAWMVAEAENEAMNARVTRGTDGDPNGALYVFAKQSGARDLFAEFRDGVRPLDPLVSRVETGESDRVELPSEAEQPRAVFVLRPADEPFLAVYIVFDRESVLAQTVRDTYVRD, from the coding sequence ATGGACCTGACCACGGAGGGGCGATACCGCGTCCTCGGACGGCCCCGGGAGCCCGACGAACTCCTCCTCGTCGAACTCCCGGCGGCGGGCGACGACGGGGACGCGGACCCCGAGGAGGCGTTCGCGCCGACGTACGTGGACGCGACGGGCTACGAGGGCGAACTCGCGGAGACGGTCGAGTCGGTCGCCGCGGGCAACGTCGTCGACGCCGACCTGACGTGGCACGACGGCGACCCGCGGTTCGACCGCCTCGCCGTCGTCGCCGAGACGACGTTCGCCTTCGCCGACGGCGTCACCGGCATGTTCGAGGCGGCCAAGAGCGCGTGGATGGTCGCCGAGGCGGAGAACGAGGCGATGAACGCCCGCGTCACGCGCGGCACCGACGGCGACCCGAACGGGGCGCTGTACGTCTTCGCCAAGCAATCCGGCGCGCGCGACCTGTTCGCGGAGTTCCGCGACGGCGTGCGCCCCCTCGACCCCCTCGTCAGCCGCGTCGAGACTGGCGAGAGCGACCGCGTCGAACTGCCGTCGGAGGCGGAGCAACCCCGCGCGGTGTTCGTGTTGCGACCGGCGGACGAACCGTTCCTCGCCGTCTACATCGTCTTCGACCGCGAGAGCGTGCTGGCGCAGACGGTGCGTGACACGTACGTACGGGACTGA
- a CDS encoding phosphate-starvation-inducible PsiE family protein produces MSLEAYAERSESVMQWLELAAAYFLVVLFAIGVFDLALSLYELVASGDFTDPNAVIDLIDTVLVLLIIVEVYQTVVASSRNEPVVRIVINAALIAIARKVISFRPGEYESVEAAFVAAGSFALLLAVLVLAFFVLRRVDLGPMVPGSTSSRDE; encoded by the coding sequence GTGAGTCTGGAAGCGTACGCCGAACGTTCGGAGTCCGTGATGCAGTGGCTCGAACTCGCCGCCGCGTACTTCCTCGTCGTCCTGTTCGCCATCGGCGTCTTCGACCTCGCGCTGTCGCTGTACGAACTGGTCGCTTCGGGGGACTTCACCGATCCGAACGCGGTCATCGACCTCATCGACACGGTCCTGGTCCTCCTCATCATCGTCGAGGTGTATCAGACCGTCGTCGCCTCCAGCCGGAACGAACCCGTCGTGCGTATCGTCATCAACGCCGCGCTCATCGCTATCGCGCGGAAAGTCATCAGTTTCCGTCCGGGAGAGTACGAGAGCGTGGAGGCGGCGTTCGTGGCTGCCGGGTCGTTCGCGCTCCTCCTCGCGGTACTCGTCCTCGCGTTCTTCGTGCTCCGGCGGGTGGACCTCGGCCCGATGGTCCCCGGTTCGACCTCGTCGCGCGACGAGTAG